The following nucleotide sequence is from Gordonia jinghuaiqii.
ATCGCACTGACCACCGGCGTCACACATCGCGAGACGGCCCGTAGCAGGGCCTCGTCGGAGAACGGGAGCAGATCTTCGACGCTGCCCCCGCCCCGTGCGATGACGATGACCTCGATGTCGGGATGGGCGTCGAGCTCGGCGAGGTGGGTGAGGATGCGGGCGACCGCCGTCGGTCCCTGGACCGGTGTCTCCCGGATGTCGAACCGGACCGCCGACCACCGGTCGGTGGCGACGCTCACGACATCGTGCTGCGCGGCGCTCGCACGTCCGCTGATCAACCCGATGGCGCGGGGCAGGAAGGGCAGCGGCCGTTTGAGGCGGGAGTCGAAGAGGCCCTCGGCGGCGAGCAGCTGCCGGAGACGTTCGATCCGCAGCAACAGCTCGCCGATGCCCACCGCCCGGATGTCGCTGACGCGCAACGACACCGTTCCTCGCCCGGTGTAGTAGCTCGGCCGGCCCAGCACCACCACGCGGCTGCCCTCGGTGAGGGGAACTTCGCTGCGCGCCAACAGATCTGGGCTACACGTGACCGAGATCGAGATGTCGGCGGCAGGATCGCGCAGGGTGAGGAACGCCGTGCGGGTGCCGGGCCGTCGACTGATCTGCGTGACCTGCCCCTCCACCCAGATCTGGCCGAGGCGGTGAATCCAGTCGGCGATCTTGGTGTTGACCGTCCGAACCGGCCACGGGTGTTCCGCCGAGTTCGGTGAGGTGGAACGTTGCGGTGTGGCGCTCGATTCGGGTCCGCTCACGCGCCCCTCACGCCTCGGTGGAGCGCTTGTTCTGCGAGGTGATCCGGTTCTCGAGCATCGTCACGAACGGCGCCCGGTTGCGGTTGCCCCTCTCGTAGCCGACGAGCGTCTCGAGATCGGAGGTGCTGACCGACCGCAGCCGCGCACGCAGCTGGGCCAGGGTCAGGCTGTCGTAGTCGATGAACTCGACGATCTCGGGCGCCTGACCATTCGAGGAGCCGACCGACACCCCGGCGGCGGGCACTTCGGAGACGAGCTCGTCGGGGGCGGAGCTGTAGAGCGCGAACCGTCCGGCGTCGGCTCGCGGCGGGGCGGCGAGGGCCTCGTCGGGGGCGGCCTTGTCGGCCGCCGCGGTGTCGGCGGCAGACTTCTTCGCCGGGCTCTTCTTCGGGCTCTTCTTCGCCGGGGCCTTCGTCGCCGTGCCCTTCTCCGCCCCGGCGAGCTCGACCCGGGAGTCCCCGTCGGCGGCCTCTGCGATCTCGTCGTCGAGGGTGGTCGGGGTGGGCTGGGCCTTGTCGACGGGTTGGGCCTTCTTGATGGGCTCGACCTTCTCGACGGGCTCAGCGGCGGCCGCATCGCCGGGACCCTCGAGCTCGTCCTCGTCGAACCGGGCCCACTCGGGCTGCTCGTCGGGCTTGTCGAACAGCATCTCTAGTGCGGCGTCGCCCTTGATGGCCAGTTCGGCGATGTTCTGCTGTGCCCGCATGCCGGCCTGCAGCGTCTGACTGACCGCCGTCATCGGCAGGGTGATGAGCAGCGCGGGAAGTTTGCGCGTCTCCTCGAGGGCGGTGACTATCAGACCTGCGGCGATCCGGGCAGGGTAGGGTGCGCGATCCATGCCAACACTCTGCCATCACGAGCAGGCCTGTGTAACCCGTACCCTGGGAAGCATGTCTGAGACCAAGCGTGTCCTGCTCGCCGAACCCCGCGGCTACTGCGCGGGTGTCGACCGTGCGGTGGAGACGGTGGAGCGTGCCCTCGACAAGCACGGGGCGCCCGTCTATGTGCGCAAGGAGATCGTGCACAACCGGCATGTGGTCGAGACCCTCGCCGAACGCGGCGCGATCTTCGTCGGCGAGACCGACGAGGTGCCCGAGGGTGCACTCGTGGTGTTCTCCGCGCACGGGGTGTCGCCGCTGGTGCACCAGACGGCCGCGGAGCGCAACCTCAGGACCATCGACGCCACGTGCCCGCTGGTGACCAAGGTCCACCAGGAGGCCAAGCGGTTCGCCCGCGACGACTACGACATCCTCCTCATCGGCCACGAAGGCCATGAAGAGGTCGAGGGCACGGCCGGCGAGGCGCCCCGACACATCCAGCTCGTCGACGGCCCGGGCAGCGTCGACGCGGTGACCGTCCGTGACGAGTCGAAGCTCGTCTGGCTGTCGCAGACCACGCTGTCGGTCGACGAGACCATGGAGACGGTCAAGCGCCTGCGGGAGAAGTTCCCGCTGCTCAACGACCCGCCCAGCGACGACATCTGCTATGCGACCCAGAACCGTCAGGTGGCGGTCAAGGCGATGGCGCCCGAATGCGATCTGGTGATCGTTGTCGGCTCGCAGAACTCATCGAATTCGGTTCGCCTCGTGGAGGTGGCCCTGCAGGCCGGCGCGAAGGCCGGCCATCTCGTCGACTACGCCCGTGAGATCGACGAGACGTGGCTCGAGGGAGTCACGACAGTCGGCGTCACCTCCGGCGCCTCGGTGCCCGAGGTCCTGGTCCGCGGTGTGCTCGACTACCTGGCCGAACGCGGCTACGGCACGGTGGAGACCATCAACACCGCCAACGAGACCCTGACCTTCGCCCTCCCGCGCGAACTGCGTCCGGCACGCACCTAATAGGGGACCGGACCCGATCCTCGGGTCGGACTCCGCTCAGAACTCGTCGGGATCGAGCGTGCGCACCCGACGGTGAGGTAGGGCGATCGCGAGGACCGCGGCGATGACCGCGACGGCGACCGCACTGCCGATGATCGCGACGTCGCGCGCCGTATTGTCCGGCGCGGGGACGGGCGGGGGAGCCGCGATCGGAGCCGACTGGGCCCTGACCGCCCGATCGGCCGGGAGCGTCGCGGTCAGAGCGGCGACCGGGTCGACGACGCCGTGACCGATCCGGTGATCATGGCCGGTGCCCGGTGAATGCGCGGTCTCGATGATCCGGTCCATCACCTCGCGGGCGGACAGGTCGGGAAACCTCGCCCGGATCAGGGCCGCGGTACCGGCGACATACGGTGCGGCGAAGCTCGTCCCGATCAGCGGTACCGGCCCCGCGTCGCTCTGCTGCGCCGAAGCGAGTCGGTCCGAACCTCGCCTGCTGTCGAGACTCACGATGTCGGTTCCCGGCGCCGCGACGCCCACCCACGGTCCGTGCAGGCTGAAATCGCTCGGGGTGCCGGTGTCGGCGTCGACCGAGCCGACCGTCAACACATACGGCGAATACCAGGCCGGACTCGCGATCGTCGAGACCGATGCCCATCCGTCTGGGTCGCTCGCGGCCGGGTCGGGATTCTGGTTCTGGCACGCACCGTCACGGGTGAGGTTGCCGGCCGCGGCGACGACCACGACGTCGCGGTCGTAGGCGTGGCGGATGGCCGCACCGAGAGCACGGTCGTCGACCTTCTCGGCCACCGGCGCGCATGCGACCTCGGAGATGTTGATGACGGTGGCCTTCAGGTCCACCGCCCGCACGATGGCGTGCGCCAGGGTTCGGACCGAGCCGTAGCCGGAGCCGACGACAGGTGCGGGGTCGGAGTCGCGCCGACGATCGTCCTTCTTCTCGAATGCGCTGCTGGACTGACGAATCGCGATGATCGACGACGCCGGGGCGACTCCCACGAAGGCATCCGAGGCGCTCGGGCGCGCGGCGATGATGCCCGCGACGAGCGTTCCGTGCGCATCGCAGTCCTCGAGTCCGTTGCCGTCGGAGACGTAGTCACCGCCCGGCGTCACTCGTCCCAGTCGCGGGTGCGGGGTCACTCCGGTGTCGATGACGGCGACCCGCTGGCCCTCGCCCCGGCTGAATCGCCAGGCCTCGGAGAGGTTCATCATCGCTTGTGCCGCAGTCGGTGTGGTGACGTTCCGGGTGAGTTCGGGAGTGTTGCACAGGTGGCTCTGCTCGGTCGGTTCCGGCGGTGCGACGGGCGCGGAACGGATCAGGGCCCCGGGGTCGATGCGCGGCGGGGTGGCAGCGGAGGCGGGAGACGACGACACCCCGAGCATCGTGGCGGCCAGCATCACGGCGAGGGCACCGGTGACGCGGGTACGCGCGCGGTGCATCAGATGTTCCCGCCCATCAGATCTCCCGGACGATCCGGTACAGGTCGAGCAGCCAGAGCAGGAGCGGCACGATGAGTGCGACGAGTATGTACTCGCCGATCTCGGCCCAGCGGCGCATCACGGGGGAGAAGTCCTGGCCGGGCGCCACGACGCCGAAGACCAGGGCGGCGACCACGAACACCGTACCCAGTGCGAATCCGATGACCGGCCACTGGTCGTCGCCGAATGCCAGGCCGGTGAGCAGGGCGATCAGCACCAGCGATCCACCGATGATCAGGGTCGCGGCCTGGAAGAGGTCACTGTGGGAACGGCCCCGCAGGCACAGCACGACGCCGATGATCGCGGCGTAGAGCGCGTTCTTCCACTCGAATCCGGCCAGCGGCGAGGCGGTGAGCACGGCTGCGACCGCGGTGACCGCGGCCAGTCCGCCGACGATCCCGGTGAGGTAGGCGTTGGCGATGTACGAGCGTCGTTCCAGGGCGTCGGCTTTGGGCAGCGCGGTCGCGCCGATGGCGCCGATGCCCTCGATCGCGGGCCGCGGCTCGATGTCGGAGACGTCGATGGCCGCACCCGCGGTCGGGACCGGTGGCAGTGGCAGTTTGGCGAGCAGGATCGTCGCGCGCGGGGCGAGTCCGATCATCAGCAGGCCCACCGCGGCGACCACCGCGGCGACGTCGGACACGGAGGCGTCGATGAGCAGCCTGGCGCCGCAGCCCACGGCGCCGAGCAGCGCGGCGCTGGTCACCGCGCTGTGGGCGGTCGCGCCGACGGCGGTCATCCGGTAGGTGACCACGGCGGTGACCAGGGTCAGTGCGAAGCCGAGCGTCAGGTGCGCGGCACCGAAGTGGCCCGGGGTCAGGAGCATGCCCGTCGCGAAGGCCATGGGTGCGGCACACACCGACAGGATCGTCGAGGTCGGTTCGTCCCGGTAGTACCGCGCGACGATCGTCGCGGCGGTGACCAGGCCGATGACGGCCAGACCCGACAGGCCCGCGAACCACAGTGCGTCGCTTGATGATCGGGCGGCGACCGGGGACGCGGCGGCGGCCACCGCCGCCACGACGGCCAGGGCATGGCCGAGGATTCGCGCGGCGACGGCGGTCCAGCCCACGAACTGGGATTCGTTCAATCGGGCGACCGCGTCGACCACGTCGTCGAAGAGCACGGGCGATTCGCCGGTTCGCGTGGACGTGAGCAGGAGCAGGTCGCCGTCGCGGATTCCCGACTCCGACAACGATCGATGGAGCGGCAGTGGCTCCTGTCCGACGAGTGCGAGCGTCCAGCGGTTCTGCCGGTCGTGCGGACGGCCGGGGTTGGCCGCGTCGGCGTCGGGATCGTCGGGGTCGTGCCGGGTGGGATTGCGCGACTCGATCTGTGCGACGAGGTCGCCGATGAGTCCGGCGACGGGGATGCCCGCCGGTAGCCCGACGTCGAGCTGGGTGTTCCCGCCCAGCACCGACACCCGCACGAGTTGCGGTTCGATCGTGGTGTCCGCGCGGCGACGGGCCCCGTTCTGATCCGCGGTCGTGGTCGGGTACCCCGGTGCGAATTCGTCCACAGGTGACATCAGGTCAATCCTCCCCCTGGGTTCAGCAGCTAACATAGCCAACTTCAGCGGGTTTGACCGCCGGCGGATACACAGACCGACACGTCAGGGGGAACGCGTGGTCACGACGACCGAGGGTTTCGTGCGTCGTCCGCGCATCACTCCGCCGCGCACGCCGGGCGGCGAGGTCAACATCCAGGCGCCGCCGGACGTTCCGCGTGTGGTCCCGGGGAACCTGCTCATGAAGCTGCTCCCGGTGGTCATGGTGGTCGCGGTGATCGGCATGGTGTCGCTGATGCTGGTCACCGGCGGCCGGAACATCCTGTCCAACCCGCTGTTCATGATGTTCCCGTTGATGATGCTGATGTCGATGTTCGGCATGTTCGCCGCAGGAGGGCGCGGCGGCGGCAAACGCGCCGGTGAGCTCAACGAGGAACGCAAGGACTACTTCCGCTATCTCGGGCAGCTGCGCAGTCAGGTCTTCGACACCGTCGACAACCAGCGCGCGGCCCGCACCTGGAGTCATCCCGATCCCCGCGCCCTTCCCGACGTCATCGGCAGCAGGCGGATGTGGGAGCGGCGTCCCGGCGACAACGACTTCGCCCATGTCCGCGTGGGAGTCGGCGTCCAGCGTCTCGCCACCCGGCTCATGCCGCCCGAGACCGGCCCGCTCGAGGACATCGAACCGGTGTCGATGGTGGCACTCCGACGTTTCGTCCGAACGCATTCGGCGGTGTACCGCCTGCCCACGTCGATCTCTCTGCGCGGCTTCCCGGCGATCAACATCGAGGGGGCGCGTCAGGAGACCCGCGAGCTCATCCGCTCGATGATCGTCGAACTGTGCGCCTTCCACGGACCCGACCACCTCCACATCGGCATCGTCACCGGCGATCCGGCCGGCGAGGCCTGGGATTGGGCCAAATGGCTTCCGCACGTGGGACATCCGACGCTGCGTGACGGCATCGGGCCGATGCGGATGATCTACCCGACGCTGGCCGACCTGGAGAACTCGATGGCCGCGGATCTGCTGGAGCGCGGCCGGTTCAGCCGGTCGGCACCGCCGAGCGGAAACCGCGCGCACCTGGTGGTCGTCATCGACGACGGCTATGTGGCCGGCGACGAACGCATCATCAACGACGCGGGTATGGAGGGTGTCACCGTCCTCGACCTGACGGCCCCGCCCGACGGTCTGGCGGTGCGGCGCGGCCTGCAGCTCGTCGTCCGGGGCGGCAAGGTCGCCGCGCGCAGCGCGGCCGGTGTCGAGGAGTTCGCCGACATGGACTTGCTGACCATCGCCGAGGCGGAGGCCATCGCGCGGCGGATGGCCCGCTACCGGCTGGCCACCGCGGCGACGCTGGCCAACCTCGAATCCGAGGCCACCTCCGCCGATCCCGGCCTGCCGGCGCTGCTCGGCATCGACGACGCCGCCCGATTCGACCCGGCCACCGCATGGCGGGGCCGCAGCGGCCGGGAACGACTGCGGGTGCCGATCGGCTACACCCCGACCGGGGCGCCGGTCGAACTCGACATCAAGGAGAGCGCGCACGGCGGCATGGGACCGCACGGCCTGTGCATCGGTGCGACGGGTTCGGGTAAGTCGGAGTTCCTGCGCACGTTGGTGCTCGCGATGCTCGCGACGCATTCGCCGACCGAACTCAACCTCGTCCTCGTCGACTTCAAGGGCGGCGCCACCTTCCTGGGCCTCGAGTCCGCGCCCCACGTCGCCGCGATCATCACCAACCTCGAGCAGGAACTGTCGATGGTCGACCGCATGAAAGACGCGCTGTCGGGGGAGATGAACCGCCGTCAGGAGGTCCTGCGGGCCGCGGGCAACTACGCCAACGTCGCCGACTACGAGCGCGCACGCGCCTCGGGCGTTCGCCTCGAACCGATGCCCGCACTCTTCATCGTCGTCGACGAGTTCTCCGAACTGCTTTCGCAGAAACCCGATTTCGCCGAACTGTTCGTCGCGATCGGGCGACTCGGCCGCTCGCTGCACATCCATCTGTTGCTCGCCTCGCAGCGGCTCGAGGAGGGCAAGTTGCGCGGCCTCGACTCGCACCTGTCCTACCGGATCGGACTGAAGACCTTCTCCGCCAACGAATCCCGTTCGGTGCTGGGTGTTCCCGATGCCTACCACCTGCCCAGCGTCCCGGGATCGGCCTACCTCAAGTGTGACTCGGCAGACCCGGTGCGCTTCAACACCTCCTACGTCTCGGGTCCCTACTACTCGCCGACCATCGCCGAGACCTCCGACGCGACGACCACCCCGTCGGCCCGGCTGGGCAACCTCAAGGTCTTCACCGCCCTTCCGGTACCCCTGGACTCCGGCGCCTCGCGTTCGTTGCTCGATCACGCCGAGAGTCTGCTCGACGAGGAGCCGCCGGCACCGGAGTCGCCGGCCGACTTCGAGCCGGTGTCGGCGCCCGTGCCGACGCTGATGGAGACGATCATCGGGCGCATGGCGACGGCCGGCCCGCCCGCGCACCGCGTGTGGCTGCCCCCGCTGGACTCCTCGCCGACCGTGGAACACCTTCTCGGCGAACGTGACTGGGCACGACCGGCGATGCCGGGTACGCTCGCGCTGCCGATCGGCATCGTCGACCGGCCCTACGATCAGCGGCGCGATCCGCTCGTCATCGACCTGTCCGCCGCCGCGGGCAACGTCGCGGTGGTCGGCGGTCCGCAGTCGGGTAAGTCGACCACGCTGCGCACCATCATCATGGCGGCAGCGGCCTCGCACACCCCGGAGCAGGTGCAGTTCTACTGCCTCGATTTCGGCGGCGGCAGCCTCACCGGCATCGCCGGCCTGCCGCACGTGGGCTCGGTCGCCTCGCGCGGCGACATGGATGCGGTGCGGCGGACGGTCGCCGAGGTCGGCGCGATCGTCCGCGCGCGTGAGTTGCTGTTCGCGCGGCTCGGCATCGAGTCGATGCGGGACTACCGGGCACGCCGGGCGTCGTGGTTCGCCTCCGGTGTCCTCGCACCCGACGATCCCCTGGCAGAGGACCGCTTCGGCGACGTCTTCCTCGTGCTCGACGGCATCAATGTGCTGCGCACCGAACTCGAGTCACTCGAAGAACAGATCACCGCCATCGTCGCGCAGGGGCTGAGCTTCGGTGTCCACGTGATCGTGAGCGCCTCCCGGTGGGCCGAGGTGCGCCCGGCCGTCCGCGACCTGATGGGAACCCGCATCGAGCTGCGGCTCGGTGACCCGTCGGACTCCGACATGGGCCGCCGCGCGGCGACGCTCGTCCCGCAGAACCGGCCGGGGCGCGGCCTCACCGCACAGGAACTGCACATGCTCATCGCGCTGCCCCGGCTGGACTCGGTCAGCAGCGCCGAATCGTTGCCCGCGGGCGTCGCACAGTCGGTGGACATGCTCGTGGCGGCCTACCCGGGACGGTCGGCGATGGCGGTGCGCAAGCTGAGCACCGAGATCGATTTCGACGCGGTGCAGCGCGCGGTCGCCGAAGCCGGGATCACGTTGTCGCCCAACAAGGTGGCCATCGGCGTCGGCGAGCTCGAACTCGCGCCGGTGATCCTCGACTTCGACGCACAGCCGCATTTCATGGCGTTCGCCGATGTCGAGCACGGCAAGACCAACCTGTTGCGCACGATCGTCACCGGTCTCGTCGCCGGCGCGACGCCCGACGAGGTGCGGATCGTCTTCATCGACTACCGCCGCACCATGCTCGGGATCATCGACGGCGACCACCTCGCCGGGTATGCGAGCTCGCCCGATCGTGCGGCGTCGCTGATGAACGAGCTGGCGGTCTACCTCAAGAGCCGGATGCCACCGGATGACGTGACCGTCCAGCAGTTGCGCGACCGCACGTGGCTGGCGGGTCAGCCCGAGGTGTACGTGGTGGTCGACGACTACGACATGGTGGCCACGTCGTCGGGCAACCCGATGGCGCCGATCGTCGAACTCGCCTCCCACGCCCGCGACATCGGCTTGCACATCGTGCTCGCGCGCCGGTCGGGAGGTCTGGGCAGGGCGATGTTCGACCCGTTGATCGCCCGGCTCAAGGATCTGTCGTCGGACATCCTGCTCATGAGCGGCGATCGCGACGAGGGGTTCATCACCGGTCGTTCACGGTTGCAGTCGCTCGTGCCGGGCCGCGGTGAACTGGTGTCCCGTATCCGGCCCCAGGAGATGATCCAGGTCGCCCACCTCCCGTTTCCGGAATAGGGCGGAGCACCCTCATGGCGGATCCCCGGTCGGCAGGCATCAGGGTCCCCGGCTCCGCACGTGCCGATCCGGGTGAGCCGATCGTGGTCGACCTCGCCTTCGGCCGACCCCGGATCTGGGAGCCGGACACCGGACTCCGTCACCCCGATCGCGATGTCCGGTACCTGCTCGACAATGTCGACGAGATGACCGTGGTGCTCGACGGGCAACGTGCCCACACCCGGCAGGCCTGGCAGCGAGTGTTCGCCGGGCTCGGTCTGGCCGCCTCGGGTGACCGGGCCCGGCCGATGATCGTCGGCCACCCGAGTACCTGGGGTCATCGGCGTGCATCGTCGCTGGCCGATGCCGGCGGACGGGTGCCGGTGGAGCTCGTGCCGCGCGCCGTCTTGATCGCGCGCAGCCACGCCGATCTCACCGTTCAGCGATGCGCCGTCGTGGAGACCACTCACATTCCGCAGCCGCCCGCCGACCCGGCGCACCCACGGCCTGCCGTCTGGGACGTGCAGATCGTGCGTCGGCGTCCGGAGGGCTGGACCGTCGAACGGTCCGGTGTGATCGACCACGACACCAAAGCCAAAGGCACACAGACTGTCTCGGCAGACCGAAGTGATCCGGTCGGTGAGTCCGTCGTCTCGGTCGTCGACGACACCGTCGAGGCCGTGTTCGTCGACGGCGACGACCCGGCCGAGGTGTCCTCGGCGATCGAGCTGATCGCGGCGCACGCCATCGCGGGGCGGGTGGTCGCGGTCGACCGTGATCTCGTCGTCCGGCACGGTCGTCGAACCGGCGGCACCGCCGACGACGCCGTTCCGGTGACCCGCGACCCCGCCACGGTCGCCGCCGCGACGGCCGGCCCGCGGGTCGCGTGGCGGGATCGCCGGGTGCTGGTCGGCGCGGCAGCGATGGCCGCGCTGGTCGTGATCGGGGCGACCGCCGTGGGTGTGTGGCAACGCGACACCGCTCCCGCCGCCGCGTCCTCGGACGTCGCTCTCGGACGCGCGGCGATGACCGTGCCCAGCGACTGGCGACAGACCGAGCAGGACACTCCGAGCGACACCACCGACGACCCCACCACCTCCCGGGCGGTGTTCGTCGACGCCGACGACGGCCGGCGCATCATCGCCGTGCTCACCGAACTGCGCAGCGGGTCGACCCGCGAATCGGTGGCGACCAGCCTGCGCAACCGCATCGATCAGCGCGGCGATGCGGTGGTGACCGAGTTCTCCGCCGCCACGCGATACGCGGGTCGTGACGTGATCAGCTACCGCGAGGCGCCCGCGTCCGGCGGCGCCATCCGCTGGTACGTCGTGGTCGACGGCGGATTGCAACTGTCGATCGGCTGCCAGGCCGGCACCGCGGCCGAGCCGGTCGACGCCGAGTGCGCGCAGGCCGTCCGGAGCATCCGCGTGGGGCAGTAGTGGGCGTTTTGACCCTGACCTGCACTCTCGCGTAACCTGGATCGCTGGTGCTCGGCGCCTGCCATACACACGTGTGTGCAGGTCAGCAGAGGCCCGGGTCCCCACTGGTCGCCGGGAACAACCTCCGCCGAACGCCTGACCAGCACCCAAAAGACAAGAGTTGAGGACCGACTGTGCCTACCTACACCCCGAAGGCCGGTGACATCACACGTACGTGGCATGTCATCGATGCCACCGACGTGGTGCTCGGCCGGCTGGCCGTGCAGAGCGCCAACCTGCTCCGCGGCAAGCACAAGCCGACCTACGCCCCGCACATGGACGGTGGCGACTTCGTCGTCATCATCAACGCGGAGAAGGTCGCGCTGACCAACAACAAGGCCGACCGCAAGCTGAACTACACCCACTCCGGCCATCCCGGTGGGCTCAAGTCCCGCACGACCGCCGAGCTGCTCGCGACCTACCCCGAGCGCGTGCTCGAGAAGGCCATCAAGGGCATGCTGCCGTCGACCAAGCTCGGTCACGCCATGGCTTCGAAGCTGAAGGTCTACGCAGGCCCGAATCATCCGCACGCGGCCCAGCGCCCCGTCCCCTTCGAGATCAAGCAGGTGGCTCAGTGAGCAACGAGAACATCAACGACGCCGTCGAAGAGGTCGTGGAAGTCATCGAGGCCGTGGAAGCCGTCGATCCGGTGGATGTCGTGGAGGCCGTCGAAGACGCCGCTGACGACTACGACGACGTCGTCGTCGCCGTCGAAGAGGTCCGTGAGCCGATCGTCATCGATCGTCCGATCCAGACCGTCGGTCGCCGCAAGGAGGCCGTCGTCCGCGTTCGCATGATGCCGGGCACCGGTGGGTTCACCCTCAACGGCCGCTCGCTGGAGGAGTACTTCCCCAACAAGGTGCACCAGCAGCTCATCAAGGCGCCGCTGGTCCTCGTCGAGCGCACCGAGTCGTTCGACATCTACGCCAAGCTCGTCGGCGGCGGCCCCTCGGGCCAGGCAGGCGCGCTGCGTCTGGCGATCGCCCGCGCACTCATCGACGTCACCCCCGAGGATCGCCCCGCCCTGAAGAAGGCCGGCTTCCTCACCCGTGACCCGCGTGCGGTCGAGCGCAAGAAGTACGGCCTGAAGAAGGCTCGCAAGGCGTCGCAGTACTCCAAGCGCTGATCTTGGCACGCCTTTTCGGCACCGACGGCGTCCGAGGCCTGGCCAACGCAGAGCTCACCCCAGAGCTCGCGTTGCGCCTGGCCTCGGCCGCCGCGGTCGTTTTCTCAGCAAGTTCCGGCACAGATTCCAACCGGCGCCCGCGTGCGGTGGTCGGACGCGACCCGCGGGCCTCCGGCGAGATGCTCGAGGCCGCCGTCTGCGCGGGGCTCGCCGCCACCGGCGTCGACGCGATCCGCGTCGGCACCGTGCCCACCCCGGCGGTTGCCTTCCTGACCGCGGACTACCACGCCGATCTCGGTGTGATGATCTCCGCATCGCACAACCCGATGCCCGACAACGGGATCAAATTCTTCTCCGCCGGCGGACACAAACTCGACGACGCGGTCGAGGACCGTATCGAGGCCGCGATGGACGAGGACTTCGACCGCCCGATCGGCGCCGCCGTCGGACGCATTCTCGACGCCCCCGATGCGGGTGACCGCTACCGCGGCCACCTCGCGCAGGCGATCGACACACGGCTCGACGGCCTGACCGTCGTCGTGGACTGTGCGCACGGCGCCGCCTCGCAGCTCGCGCCGCTGGCCTACGCCGACGCCGGTGCGACCGTCATCGCCATCCACGCCGAACCCGACGGCCTCAACATCAACGCCGACTGCGGGTCCACGCACATGGGCAAGCTGCAGGCGGCGGTGCTCGAACACGGCGCCGACCTCGGTCTCGCCCACGATGGCGACGCCGACCGCTGCCTCGCGGTCGACTCGACCGGGCAGATCGTCGACGGCGACGCGATCATGGCCGTGCTGGCGACCTCCCTGCGCGACCAG
It contains:
- the xseA gene encoding exodeoxyribonuclease VII large subunit; translation: MSGPESSATPQRSTSPNSAEHPWPVRTVNTKIADWIHRLGQIWVEGQVTQISRRPGTRTAFLTLRDPAADISISVTCSPDLLARSEVPLTEGSRVVVLGRPSYYTGRGTVSLRVSDIRAVGIGELLLRIERLRQLLAAEGLFDSRLKRPLPFLPRAIGLISGRASAAQHDVVSVATDRWSAVRFDIRETPVQGPTAVARILTHLAELDAHPDIEVIVIARGGGSVEDLLPFSDEALLRAVSRCVTPVVSAIGHEPDNPLLDLVADLRAATPTDAAKRVVPDVEAELAGVEDLRRRSAQALRNWVRRESGVVASLRARPVLARPGVLVDQEAGGVAELVRALRRDVVRHIDAEERRREHLAARLSTLGPAQTLARGYAVVQRTDTPDPHVVSTLADVPAGAELRIRVADGAAAARVTESPSAPRSARPAGAREPSAPRTRRGDS
- a CDS encoding lipid droplet-associated protein; this encodes MDRAPYPARIAAGLIVTALEETRKLPALLITLPMTAVSQTLQAGMRAQQNIAELAIKGDAALEMLFDKPDEQPEWARFDEDELEGPGDAAAAEPVEKVEPIKKAQPVDKAQPTPTTLDDEIAEAADGDSRVELAGAEKGTATKAPAKKSPKKSPAKKSAADTAAADKAAPDEALAAPPRADAGRFALYSSAPDELVSEVPAAGVSVGSSNGQAPEIVEFIDYDSLTLAQLRARLRSVSTSDLETLVGYERGNRNRAPFVTMLENRITSQNKRSTEA
- a CDS encoding 4-hydroxy-3-methylbut-2-enyl diphosphate reductase; translation: MSETKRVLLAEPRGYCAGVDRAVETVERALDKHGAPVYVRKEIVHNRHVVETLAERGAIFVGETDEVPEGALVVFSAHGVSPLVHQTAAERNLRTIDATCPLVTKVHQEAKRFARDDYDILLIGHEGHEEVEGTAGEAPRHIQLVDGPGSVDAVTVRDESKLVWLSQTTLSVDETMETVKRLREKFPLLNDPPSDDICYATQNRQVAVKAMAPECDLVIVVGSQNSSNSVRLVEVALQAGAKAGHLVDYAREIDETWLEGVTTVGVTSGASVPEVLVRGVLDYLAERGYGTVETINTANETLTFALPRELRPART
- the mycP gene encoding type VII secretion-associated serine protease mycosin, encoding MHRARTRVTGALAVMLAATMLGVSSSPASAATPPRIDPGALIRSAPVAPPEPTEQSHLCNTPELTRNVTTPTAAQAMMNLSEAWRFSRGEGQRVAVIDTGVTPHPRLGRVTPGGDYVSDGNGLEDCDAHGTLVAGIIAARPSASDAFVGVAPASSIIAIRQSSSAFEKKDDRRRDSDPAPVVGSGYGSVRTLAHAIVRAVDLKATVINISEVACAPVAEKVDDRALGAAIRHAYDRDVVVVAAAGNLTRDGACQNQNPDPAASDPDGWASVSTIASPAWYSPYVLTVGSVDADTGTPSDFSLHGPWVGVAAPGTDIVSLDSRRGSDRLASAQQSDAGPVPLIGTSFAAPYVAGTAALIRARFPDLSAREVMDRIIETAHSPGTGHDHRIGHGVVDPVAALTATLPADRAVRAQSAPIAAPPPVPAPDNTARDVAIIGSAVAVAVIAAVLAIALPHRRVRTLDPDEF
- the eccD gene encoding type VII secretion integral membrane protein EccD, encoding MSPVDEFAPGYPTTTADQNGARRRADTTIEPQLVRVSVLGGNTQLDVGLPAGIPVAGLIGDLVAQIESRNPTRHDPDDPDADAANPGRPHDRQNRWTLALVGQEPLPLHRSLSESGIRDGDLLLLTSTRTGESPVLFDDVVDAVARLNESQFVGWTAVAARILGHALAVVAAVAAAASPVAARSSSDALWFAGLSGLAVIGLVTAATIVARYYRDEPTSTILSVCAAPMAFATGMLLTPGHFGAAHLTLGFALTLVTAVVTYRMTAVGATAHSAVTSAALLGAVGCGARLLIDASVSDVAAVVAAVGLLMIGLAPRATILLAKLPLPPVPTAGAAIDVSDIEPRPAIEGIGAIGATALPKADALERRSYIANAYLTGIVGGLAAVTAVAAVLTASPLAGFEWKNALYAAIIGVVLCLRGRSHSDLFQAATLIIGGSLVLIALLTGLAFGDDQWPVIGFALGTVFVVAALVFGVVAPGQDFSPVMRRWAEIGEYILVALIVPLLLWLLDLYRIVREI